A section of the Humulus lupulus chromosome 2, drHumLupu1.1, whole genome shotgun sequence genome encodes:
- the LOC133819203 gene encoding probable linoleate 9S-lipoxygenase 5: MDSGSSPGITHKVMQTCCLKGQKEVPNHKVAETKKIHGEVVLMKKNVLDAHDMSASLLDRVYELFGKGVSVQLISSVHPHPVHGDRGMYGKATYLEKWITTKTPLTAKETCFSVFFEWDESIGIPGALVIKNNHHSQFYLKTITLKDVPGHGSVHFVCNSWVYPAYRYKYDRIFFSNKTYLPCETPQLLHHYREEELKNLRGNGTGELKEWDRVYDYDYYNDLGKPTKPKYARPILGGSEKYPYPRRGRTGRKKYKKYPDIETRLPLLDLDIYVPRDERFGHVKFSDFLAYALKSLVQVLIPELASLTDKTINEFDSFKQVLDLYDDNAKKSKGHTLKKIRECIPWEFLREILRQEEGFRKLPMPDVIREDNTAWRTDEEFGREMLAGVNPVIIRRLEVFPPVSTLDSKKYGKQDSTITEELIEPYMNGLTTAEAIEHNKLFILDHHDALMPFLTLINSTNSKIYATRTILLLQDDGTLKPLAIELSLPHPQGYEHGAVSKVFTPEEKGIGNTIWQLAKAYVAVNDSGYHQLISHWLNTHAVIEPFIIATNRQLSVLHPIYKLLHPHFKDTMNINALARQTLINAGGILEMTVFPGKYAMEISAVIYKNWVFTDHALPTDLLKRGVAVEDSSSPHGLKLLIEDYPFAVDGLEIWSAIKTWVTEYCNTYYKTDEMVKEDTELLSWWTEVRTEGHGDKKDEPWWPKMESISELIHSCTIIIWIASALHAAVNFGQYPYAGYLPNRPTVSRRFMPEPGTPEYEEVETNPEVAYLKTITAQFQTLLGVSLIEVLSRHTGDEVYLGQRDTLEWTMDEEAVNAFTRFGDRLKEIENRIMEMNSNGKWKNRVGPVKVPYTLLYPNTSGYPNEGLTGKGIPNSISI; this comes from the exons ATGGATTCCGGTTCAAGTCCAGGAATAACTCACAAAGTAATGCAAACTTGTTGTCTGAAAGGCCAGAAAGAGGTTCCAAATCACAAGGTGGCTGAGACAAAGAAGATCCATGGAGAAGTTGTTTTGATGAAGAAGAACGTTTTAGACGCACATGACATGTCAGCTTCTTTACTTGATCGAGTCTATGAGCTTTTTGGCAAGGGTGTTTCCGTACAGCTTATCAGTTCTGTTCATCCCCACCCAG TGCATGGCGACCGGGGGATGTATGGAAAGGCAACCTACTTGGAGAAATGGATTACGACGAAGACTCCATTAACAGCAAAAGAAACTTGTTTCAGTGTATTCTTTGAATGGGATGAAAGCATAGGAATTCCAGGAGCTTTAGTGATCAAAAACAATCACCATAGTCAATTCTACCTCAAAACAATCACTCTGAAAGATGTTCCAGGGCATGGTTCAGTACATTTTGTCTGTAATTCCTGGGTTTACCCTGCATACCGTTACAAGTATGATAGAATATTCTTCTCAAACAAG ACTTACCTACCATGTGAGACACCTCAGTTGTTGCACCACTATAGAGAAGAAGAGCTAAAGAATCTGAGGGGCAATGGAACTGGTGAGCTCAAGGAGTGGGATAGAGTATATGACTATGACTACTACAATGATCTGGGGAAACCTACAAAACCAAAGTATGCACGCCCAATTCTTGGTGGATCAGAGAAGTATCCTTATCCGCGAAGAGGAAGAACTGGTAGAAAAAAGTACAAAAAGT ATCCTGACATTGAGACAAGATTGCCACTTTTGGATCTGGACATCTATGTTCCTAGAGATGAAAGGTTTGGACATGTCAAGTTTTCTGATTTTCTGGCCTATGCGTTGAAATCCCTAGTCCAAGTATTGATCCCAGAGTTAGCATCTTTGACTGACAAAACTATTAACGAGTTTGACTCCTTTAAACAAGTACTGGATCTGTATGATGATAATGCCAAGAAATCAAAAGGGCATACACtgaagaaaataagagaatgcATACCTTGGGAGTTCCTCAGGGAAATTCTCCGTCAAGAGGAAGGATTTCGTAAGCTTCCCATGCCTGATGTGATCAGAG AGGATAATACTGCTTGGAGAACAGATGAAGAGTTTGGACGTGAAATGCTTGCAGGAGTGAACCCTGTCATCATTCGTCGTCTCGAA GTGTTTCCCCCTGTCAGTACTCTAGATTCTAAAAAATATGGGAAGCAAGACAGTACAATCACAGAAGAGCTCATAGAGCCTTACATGAATGGCCTCACTACAGCAGAA GCAATTGAGCACAACAAGTTATTCATTTTAGATCATCATGATGCGTTAATGCCATTCCTCACACTAATAAACTCCACCAACTCCAAGATATATGCTACCAGAACAATCCTTCTTCTACAAGATGATGGAACATTGAAACCACTGGCAATTGAGTTGAGCTTACCGCACCCTCAAGGGTATGAACATGGAGCTGTTAGCAAAGTTTTCACCCCTGAAGAAAAAGGCATCGGAAATACCATTTGGCAACTAGCAAAAGCTTATGTTGCCGTAAATGACTCTGGCTACCATCAACTTATTAGCCATTG GTTGAATACTCATGCTGTAATAGAACCTTTTATCATTGCAACAAATAGACAACTAAGTGTTCTTCACCCAATATACAAGCTCCTCCACCCCCACTTCAAAGATACTATGAATATAAACGCACTAGCAAGGCAAACCCTCATCAATGCAGGTGGTATACTAGAAATGACAGTCTTCCCAGGAAAGTATGCTATGGAAATTTCTGCTGTTATATACAAGAACTGGGTATTTACAGACCACGCTCTACCTACTGATCTCCTCAAGAG GGGAGTAGCGGTTGAAGACTCAAGCAGTCCCCATGGCCTAAAACTTCTCATTGAGGATTACCCATTTGCCGTTGATGGACTAGAAATCTGGTCAGCAATCAAAACTTGGGTAACTGAATACTGCAACACCTACTACAAAACAGATGAAATGGTCAAAGAAGACACTGAACTCCTATCATGGTGGACTGAGGTCCGAACAGAAGGCCACGGCGACAAGAAAGATGAGCCATGGTGGCCCAAGATGGAGAGCATATCCGAACTTATCCACTCCTGCACCATAATCATATGGATCGCTTCTGCCCTTCACGCGGCTGTGAATTTTGGGCAATACCCATATGCAGGGTACCTCCCGAACCGACCCACCGTGAGCCGGCGGTTCATGCCAGAGCCAGGCACTCCCGAGTACGAAGAGGTGGAAACGAACCCAGAAGTGGCATATTTGAAAACCATCACTGCTCAGTTTCAAACCCTCCTCGGAGTTTCCCTGATTGAGGTACTGTCACGACATACAGGGGACGAGGTTTATCTGGGTCAGAGAGACACACTAGAGTGGACTATGGATGAGGAAGCAGTGAATGCGTTTACAAGATTTGGAGACAGGCTAAAGGAAATAGAGAATAGAATCATGGAGATGAACAGTAATGGAAAATGGAAAAACAGAGTCGGGCCTGTGAAAGTTCCGTACACTTTGTTGTATCCCAACACTTCAGGTTATCCCAACGAGGGACTCACCGGAAAAGGCATCCCGAACAGTATTTCCATCTAG